The Nitrospirota bacterium DNA segment GTCGTGGTCAAGCCGCTCAATGGTTCGCAAGGGCAAGGTGTCTCGCTCAATCTGAATAGCGAAGAAGAGATTCGACGCGCGTTCAAATTCGCGCATGAACTTGCGCCTAATGTGTTGATCGAGGAATTGTATCGCGGAAAAAATTATCGCGTCTTGGTGGTGAATGGTAAAATGATTGCCGCGAGCGAGCGACTGCCCACGATGGTGGTCGGCGATGGCGTGCATACGATTGCCGAGTTGGTGGACATGGTCAACCAAGACCCACGTCGCGGCGAAGAGCATACGAAACCGCTCACGCGCATTGTGTTGGACAAGATCGTGATGGAGCGACTGACGAAATATGGTATGACGCCTGAGCAGATTCCGGCAAAAGACGAGCAAGTGATTTTGCGCGAAAGCGCCAATCTTTCGACGGGTGGCACCGCCATCGATGTGACCGACCGGGTGCATCCGGAGACGATTAAAATTTGCGAACGAGCAGCGCGCATCATGGGGCTCGATCTTTGCGGGGTGGACTTGGTCGCCGACGATATCTCGCAACTGCTTGAATCGCATAATGGCATTTTGGAACTCAACGCGTCGCCGGGGTTGCGGATGCACGTTTTTCCAAGTGAGGGTCAATCCCGTCCCGTCGGTGATGCAATTATCAACTTGTTATTTCCACGCGGAAAACCTACACGCATTCCCATTGTGTCGATTACGGGCACGAACGGCAAGACGACGGTCACGCGCATGATCGGACATATCTTGAGTGAAGCAGGGCATGTCGTAGGCATGACTTCAACCCATGGCGTGTCGATCAATTGCGAAATGGTCACGCACGGTGACGATACCGGTCCGCGTTCGGCGCAGATTGTGCTTTGCGATCCGCTCGTCGAAATTGCCGTATTGGAAACTGCGCGCGGCGGCATTGCGCGTTCGGGCTTGGGATACGATTGGTCGGATGTAGGCGTCATCACCAATATTCAAGCCGATCATATCGGACAAGATGGCATCGAGAGTATCGACGATTTAATTTATATCAAATCCCTGGTGGCAGAACGCGTCAAGGAACATGGGACGCTCATTCTAAACGCCGATGACGAAAATGTGAGGTCGATTGTCGATGCACCTCGCGTGCAAAAAATCAAACGACAGATCGTTTACCTGGCGCAATCATCCGACAATCCGTACCTCGAGCGTCATCGTCTGCAAGACAAGACTGTTTTCTTTGAACAAAGAGGCTGGATTGTCGAAGCGCACAGCTATGCCGAATATCGAATAGTGCAAGTGGCCCAAATTCCTGTCACGCTGGGCGGGCAGGCGCACTTTAATATTATGAATGCAATTGCGGCTGTGGCAGCTTGTCGCGCCTTGGGCGTTTCGCGCGAACGCGTCGCGAGTGGCATTGTAAAATTCCTGGGATTGACGCACAACGAAGGGCGTGCCAATTTGTATCGCGTTGCAAGCGGCTATGTGCTGCTCGATTATGGACACAACGCGCACGCATTTCAAGCCATCGCGCAAATGGCAGCCGAACAACAGAAACGACGGGTGACCGGAGTGATAACGGTCCCCGGCGACCGGGCGGACCGGGTGTTGGAGCAAGCGGGGCAAGCAGCAGCGCGTGGCTTTGATCGAATCATTGTGCGCGAGGATCATGATTTGCGCGGTCGCCAACCCGGTGAAATCGCGAGACTGTTGCAGCAAGCGATTCAAAACGAAAATCCCAAATGTGATTGCACGGTCGTTTTGGATGAAGAGCAATCGTTCGCGCAAGCGTTGCAAGAGATGCAAGCGGGTGAACTGGTCGTCATGTTTTACGATAGTTTTGAAAAAGCGCAGCGCGTGTTAGAACATTTCGGCGCAGTGCCGGTCGACGATGCCAAGGAGTATGCGCTGGCATTCGCGCCGAAGCTTGAAATGGTGGGCGACGCGCTGTGACCGAGAAAATGGGATGCTCCGCCTGTGATGGAAAATAGAGCCAGACCTTCCAGAAGATTACGAACTCTGGAAGGTCTCTTTATCTCCAATGAATGAGCAGCGCACGTTGATCAATTTTGACGGCTTGCGCTCAGTATGGTACACTAGCTGCATCTTATTTTATCCGCGACGTTGCGGAAAAATTTGTGATACCTCGAAAGGCACAAGAGCGAATGAAGATACTCGCGGTCGATGATTCCGACGTTCAGCTAAGAATTCTGCGCATGGTTTTAAAAAGCGCTGGGCATGAAGTGGTCGAAGCAATTAATGGCCAAGTCGCTTGGGAGTTGCTTCAGAAAGAACATATTCGTTTGGTCATTACCGATTGGATGATGCCCACACTCACCGGTCCAGAATTGATTCGGCGGATTCGCGCGGCAAATTGGGCCTCTTATACGTATATCATTCTCTTAACCTCGCAAGATACCAAAGACCAAGTGGTGGCGGGGCTTAACGCCGGCGCGGATGATTATGTGACCAAGCCGTTTGATCCCGCCGAATTGGTGGCGCGTTTGGGAATCGCGCAGCGGATTCTTGATCTCGAAGCGCGATTGGCGGCGATGGCGCGCCAAGACCTGTTGACCGGGTTGTTCAATCGCCGCGCGCTCTACGAAACACTGCAAGCTGCGGTGAGCCAGGCGACGCGGGAAGCAAGCCCGCTTAGCTTGATTTTGGTCGATCTCGATCATTTTAAGTTGGTCAACGATCAATACGGACATCCGATGGGCGATCAAGTGTTGCAGCGGGTTGCTGAAATATTGCGCACAAACAAACGTGCGTACGACTCGGTGGGGCGCTGGGGTGGCGAGGAATTCTTGATGGTCTTGCCCAACACCAATTTGGATCAAGCCGTGGTCGTCGCCGAACGTTTGCGCGCGCTGTTGGCTTCGATTCAGCTCCCGGTCAACGACCAAACGAAGATCACGTTGAGCGCAAGTCTGGGAATCACATCGACGCAAAATAACCTGCCGCCATTTCTGATCGATAGCTTGTTGAAACAAGCCGACGAGGCGCTGTATCAAGCCAAAGGCAAGGGGCGGAATTGTGTCTGTGTGTTCACTTCGCCGTCGATTTGAGAATTTACCGCTGGAACATTTCGGAGTATAATTAAAGCGAGGAAGTGAGGCAGCTAAATCGATCATTCGGTTCGAAAGGAGAACAAACAATGATCAAATTAGAGTTGACTCACGATGAGGCGGAATTGCTTCACAAAGTCCTGGATTGCTATCTCGGCGAACTCGCGATCGAGATGGCGGCGAACGGGATCGAGGATTTTACCGGTATCTTGCAAAAAGAAGACAAGTCGGTTCAAACAATGCTTCGGCATTTGAAAGAACAAGGCATTGGCATTCTCACTGAAGATCAGGTGGGAGAGTACGAGTAAAGCAGGTAAGACCCTTAAGGTTTCTTTGTCTGGTCAATCTACTGGTGACGAGAGTTGCATTGGCTAACAAAGGTACTGGTTAACAAAGAAACCTTTGGGGTCTTGTTTTAAATGATGACAAAAAAATCCGAAAACTCTTTCAACTCACGCAAGTACCAAGGTCAGGTAGAACGCGAACTTATTTTCGGCGGAGTCTTGGTTGGGCTAGCCGTCGGCGGCGGTTTGATTGCGCTGTTCTGGGGAATCCCAGGGCTCTTTACCGCCCTGCTTTTCTTTTTGGGATTTTGGCTGATGGTGGGTTTGATCTGGGGATTTCTAAAACTGCTGGAGATTTTCACGCGCGACTGAACGAGATGAGCACCCGGGTTTCTTCACGAAACCCGGGTGCTCTTAATTTCTACTCGTAACGCGCCGCGCTTCGATGACATTCGGCAACCGGTCGATCTTGTTCAAGATGCGCGTGAGTTGGTCTGCGCTCGCGATTTCTAGCGTCGCCGTGATGATGGCGATGTGATCTTTGCGACCGCCTTGCGCATTCGCCGAAATCATGTTGACGTGTTCGGCAGTGACGATGCCGGAAATATCGTGGACGAGTCCGGCGCGATCAAATGCTTTGACCTGGACGAACACGGGGTACGCTTTTTGGTCCGTCTGGCTCCAATCGATGGCGATCAAGCGTTCGCGTTCGCCGTCGTCCACGTTGAGCATATTGCGGCAGTCGCGCCGATGGATGGTGACGCCGCGCCCGCGCGTAATAAAGCCAACGACATGATCGCCGGGGAGTGGGTTGCAGCAATTGGCGACGCGCACGAGTAAGTTGCCCATGCCTTCGACGGTGGCAGCGGCTTCAGGCGATTTAGGTGTTGGCGCAACCGGCGCTTGTTCTTCCGGTTTCGTGCCTTCGCTTTCCAATAACTTGATGCCGAGCGTCTGAATGCTGAGGTCTTCGTGTCCGATGGCTTCGAACAAGTCGTCGGCATTTTTGTAATTAAAAAGCTTGGCCAGTTCTTCAAAGTTGCGCGGGTCCATACCGAGTCGATGCAACTCTTTTTCAAGCAAGGTGCGCCCCTCGGCGATGGCTTGCGTCCGTTCTTGATGTTTGAAGAAATAGCGAATCTTTTCTTTGGCGCGCGCGGTGCGAACGAGATTCAACCCAGGATTCAACCAATCGCGGCTGGGTCCGCCTTTTTTCGCCGTGAGAATTTCAACGCGCTCGCCGGTCTTGAGTCGATAATCGAGCGGAACGATTTTACCGTTGACCTTGGCCCCACGGCAACGATTGCCAACTTCAGTATGCACATGGTACGCAAAATCGATGGGCGTGGCACCGGCGGCCATTTCGATAATCGCGCCTTTCGGCGTAAAGACGTACACTTGGTCTTGGAAAATATCCGTCTTGAGCGAATCGACAAAAACGCGCGCATCGGCAATGTCTTTGCGCCATTCCATCAACTGCCGCAGCCAATTGATTTTTGTTTCGAGCACCGGATCGTGTTTCGCCCCAGGTTCTTTATAGCGCCAGTGCGCTGCGATACCAAACTCAGCAATCTCGTGCATCTCGACTGTGCGAATCTGAATTTCGACCGGTTTGCCCGCGGGGCCAATCACTGCCGTGTGGAGCGATTGATACAAATTCTCTTTCGGCTTGGCGATGTAATCGTCGAATTCGCCGGGGATAGGCGTCCACACAGAATGCACCGTGCCTAGTACGACGTAGCAATCGCGAATCGAATCGACAATGACGCGAATCGCGCGAATGTCGTAAATCTGATCAAAGTCGCGACCTTTGCGGATCATTTTGTTGTAGATACTGTAAATGTGTTTGGGGCGTCCGCTGATTTCGCGCGGCGTAATGCCTTCTTGCGCGAGGCGTTCGGTGAGGATGGTGATCGCTTGTTGAATGTATGCTTGCTGATCGTCTTTATCGTCCGCCAACAACGTTTCGATATAGTCGTACTTGTCGGGTTCGAGGTACCGTAACGCCAAGTCTTCCAACTCGCGGCGGATGTTGTACATGCCCAAGCGATTCGCGAGCGGCGCGTAAATCTCCATCGTCTCGCGCGCGATCTTTTTTTGTTTGTCCGGCGGGCGTGCGTAGAGCGTGCGCATATTGTGCAAGCGGTCGGCGAGCTTGATGAGCACGACGCGAATCTCTTCCGCCATCGCCATGAACATTTTGCGGAGCGATTCCGCTTGCGTTTGCTCCATGCCAAAGCGCAGACCGGACAGCTTGGTGACACCATCGACAAGCGTTGCGACTTGGACGCCAAATTCTTTTTGGATTTTTTCGAGGGGAACGTCGGTATCTTCGGGGACATCGTGGAGGAGCGCGGCAACGATCGTATCTTCGTCGAGGCAGAGGTCGGCAAGGATATTCGCAGTCTCGACGCAGTGGGAGATGTAGGGATCGCCCGTCGAGCGCATAATGCCTTCGTGTGCACGATACGCCAGATCATAGGCGCGCTGAATGCGCTCAAAGTTCGCGTTGGGGTTGTAGGATTTGATTTTGGCGAGCAGTTCTTGAATATCCATCGCAATTCCTTGCGATGATTTTACTCAAACGATGGGGTTTTGGCAATAGTCGAAAAAACTTGCGCGACGGACGAAAAGTCTGTCGCGCAAGTCGCCTAAGAGCTATGCCACATTGGCTGTGATTTTATGGTTCGCGTGCGTACGGCGGTTTGTATGGACTGGAGAGGTTGTGGACCTTGTCCGGCGAGAATTCCTTGCCCGCGCCATGACATATCGAACAGGTCTCTACTCGCCGACTATCGTACGGGTCGGCGGGATTGGGGTTCTTGACCATCATATCCATATGCGAAATCGCTTTGTCATTATCATGGCAGGATGAACACGCCAAGCGGCTCGCATTCGTCTTCCATGTCCCACTGGTTTCTTTGGTATGGCATTTTTCGCAGTTGCGTACATCCTGCGGGAAGATGATCTCGGCGAAGGCATTGGGATTGCCAGCATAGCCGTACTCCGGATGCTCGAGGTATCTTCCAAAGTGAATGTTGTGCACACGAGCAGAAGTCGGTTTAGCACCAAAGCCGGCCCAGCCGCTCGTCGAGTTACCACCTGTTCGGGGGAAGAGATCGCCAGTGCCAGACCATCGCTGGTAGTCATGACACGCTACGCAATAGTCGGCATCGAACGGTTGAGGATGAATCGGTCCCTCATCGAGATGCCAGATGGTATCGGCATGGCAGCTCGCGCAGCCAGACGCCACTTTCTTTTCTGGCGTTTCCGTACCAACTTGGAAGGTCAGGAAACCAATGGCTGTACGGCTAACGTTCAACGCTTTCGCCGCAGCATTAGGCGCGCCTGCGGGTCCAGGTTTGTCTAGCGTGCCTGCCACGACGCCATTCGGGATCACGTAGGAGTAGATCATGTAGGTTCCAGGTTTCAATCCCTTGACGTCATCGAGTTGGTAGGTAACTTTGTCCGCACTACGAATGACCAGCGGATCGGTAAAGTTCAACGGATCACTGCGGGGTCGCAAGTCATTGGCTGGGATAGACGCGTTCGCCATGACCACGTATGGCTCCATGGTAGTGCCAGCCGTCATGCCACCCTTGGCGAGCGGTAAAGGACCGGGCTTCCATCCCATCTTGGTTGTGACCGGGCTGTTGTAAATTTCAAAGCGCGAAGTGGGCGCGCCGAGGACAGTGCTCGCGATAGTGACGCTGCCCGCCGTGTTGTTGGAGGTGATGGTGACTTCGCCTTTGAGGTTCGCCTTGAGCCAGTCACGAACTTGGTCAGGCGTTTGCAACCCAGCAGGTGCAGCAAGCACCTGCACGGGTCCACCATTGACGGCAATCTTGAACGTATCACCCTCGGCGAAGGTCCAGCCTTTGGTCGGCGTACCCGCCGCTGCGATACTGCTCGAAGCCGAAGCACGTGCTTTGCTGTCGGCGTTTTTGGCGACATTGGTCAGCACCGGCACAGGAAGGGCACGCGGACCGTAAACGAAAAAGCTGGCGGTCGAGAAGGATGTCTCATCGATCTTGGTGTGATCGATGGGTTTGCCGTTATCGTCGCGGATGACGATGGTGAGCATCGGCTTGTCGCCCTCGGTGTAGAATTTGCCATTCTTGGGAGGCGTCAAGCTAAAGTCGATCTTGTTCAGGGTAGCGCCGGTCAATGAGGCGGAGGGAGTGACCTTGTGCGCGTTAGCAACCGACATGGCTCCGCCCGTGTCCGGTGGGTGACAGCCTGCGCAAGTGGAGTCATTCGCTTGCGGTCCGCCTTTGTGCGCGACACTGGTCTTGGGCATACTCGCCGTGTCGCCGAACCAGACATTGTCATGGCATGTGTTGCATAATTCGCGTGAAACCGCCGTCTTCCAGCGATCATCGACGTGGCATGTGTTGCAGTTCTTTATGTTGGCGGGGAAAACAACACCAGTGTAATTTCTGAAAACGCCGGTCTTGGGATCGGTGTTGATGGGATTCTTGAGTTCTTCGCCCTTGTGCACGCCATGTGCCCGCACGACGATAGGATCGGGCACCGGTTTGCCATCGACGGTATAAGCGGCATAGCCATCGTTGTTATGACAAGCTTTACAGGTGCGCACAGGAACAGAATCAATCGATGGACTGCCATACGGCGTTCGACCCGGATCGACGTGATGCAGGTAGAACTGACCATTCGATGTGCCCAAGTGACATGCCGCGCATTTATCTTTATCGACAATTTGTTTTTCGGCGGTGGCTGTGCCGAGTTGAAAATCGACTAGGGTAAACGCTTGATTGACGGGCGGGTCGCCTTTTTTGACCGCCCAGATCGAAACGGTATACGTCCCCGGTGCTTCATTGCTAACGGCTTGGAACGTATATTTCAAATTGTTGCCGTCGATTTGAATGTTGGTGTCTTTGAGGAGGTCGATGTAGTGGTGTGGAGTTTTTGAACGATCGGTGTTGGCGTTGAGCAGTTTTGAAACGGTAACCGTCTTGCTCGTTTCTTGCGGTCCATACGCATAGAGGTTAAGTGTTGCGAAATCGTCTTTGGTGAGCGAGCCGCCAAACTTGTCCTTGAGCGTCACCGTCAGTGCGGGTTTTTCGCCCGCGACGTAATGAGTGCCGTTTGCGGGCTTGGACAGCGCCGCGCTGACATCCATTCCCGTGTCAGTGCCTGGTGCAAGCGGTGCCGCTTTTGCTTGAGGACCGGCAGGACCGGCAGGACCTTGTGCCCCCTGAGGTCCCTGCGGACCTTGCGAACCGACAGGACCGGCTGGACCTGCAGGTCCGGTTGTAGTTGTAACGGGTGCAGCCGTGCATCCGGCGACCAGCGCGATTCCCAGCACCACCGCAGCCAGCATCAGCATGCAGATTGCTTTTCGTAGCATACCATACTCCTTCGTTGGAGAAATGTTGAATAAAGCTAGAGGACAACGGTCAATTTTTATTCGATACCCACCTCGCTTTCTCCGGTTTTCGGAAAATAAAAATGCCTCCGCACACGCGCCGATGCGCGCACGAAGGCATTCGCCACCTTCGGCGAGTTGTTTTACGATACCATCCTCAGTATCGCCATAAAGTTACAATCGAATCATAACACAAATTCGAGTATCTAAAGTATCAATTTAGAGTACAAATGTCACTATTTGGTGGGTGATAGACTTGGGATCGGCTAAACACAAAAATCTGCAACTTCCCTCTAAAATCCAAGTAATTTAGAGACTATAGAGATTTGACCGGGTCACGTTTCTCTAAAATTACCCATCCCCCAGATTGCCGCTATCATCCCCAACCAAACTCGCTGAAAGGAATCCGGTCTCGATAGTTTTCCCACCCTTTGCGAACATACGGAATCAAATTGCCTGGCAAAGCGCTCAAAGGATGCCATTGCAAATCATCGCATTTGTTCGGTTCGTTATTGACGATTTCGCCTGTCCAACTTTTCACGACAAGAAAAAAATCGATTCGTTCTTCTTCGGATTTGCGATTCATGACATGGACGACTTGAAGCTCTTGTCGCTTCAAATCGACACCGACTTCTTCGCGCGCTTCTCGAATGGCTGCTTGAGTGACCGTCTCGCCAATCTCGACATGTCCGGCAGGCACGCTATAGTTTCCATCTTCCCAACCGGTATTGAAACGGCGCAACAACAAAATGTGATCGTCACGGAAGAAAAACAAATGAATGGCGACAGGAAACTGACTACGCATAATGCCTCATGTGTTTTAGATTCTAGAATTGCAACGATCCATGCTCGCTAATAATCAACACCTGCTGTCAGACGCGCACAGGCGCAACTAACAACAGGTGCAAATTGCCCAAATATCGAACAGCAAATATTCTCCGCGAGGAGTTTTTGTTCTGCTTGCTTTAGCCGACCTCAGCTCTGGCTTCGCCTTCCACGCCGGAACCCTTGCGCCTGCGCAATTGCTTGCGCAACGCCTTAACCGCTTTTTCGGCGACGACCTCGGGATTGCCCACCCAGTTTTTCAAATCGAATGCAAATTCGCCATTGGGCGACATGGTCAACATGCGATGCCAATTTCTGATGTACTCGCTGCTCGCGTAGGTCACTTGAATGCTGTCGCCGCTCGACAAAACGAGACTGAATGTCGGCGCGTTCTCCAACACCATTTTGAAAAAACTCAAATCGACTTTGCGAAATTGCTGGCGCGTAGACAGTGCAACCACATCGTTGTAATACAGTTCGGCGGTATGTTCGTTGTAAATTCGGCCGCTGATAAAATCCCAAAAGCAGCCATAATTGCCCAACACTTCTTCCGCGACGATGATGAACTCGACGTAGTAGACGCCGTACAAATCGACAAAGCGATCGTTGCTGATAAAGTCCAACCTGGATGCGGCGAGATGTTTGTTGCGATCCACTTCGCGCGGGTCAAGCAGTAATTCGGGAATTGCTTTATTGCGTTGGAGATAACCGGGTCCAATGATGCATATCGGATTGGGCGTCTGATCGTCCAACATCACACGTTTGTTTTCCAACCCCGTCTGTGCGAGCGCGTGCTTGGTGAGCCAATCGATGTCTTCTTCGAGCCATTGCCGCATCTGCTCGACCGTTGTGGGTTCGGGGACTTGGCGCTGCAAATAAACGATCTGCTTTTGCAGCATTGCGACTTGCTCATTCGAGTTTCGGATAGCTTTGGAAATCTTGCTATTGGTCTGTTGCCAGACGACATAGATTCCTAATAGATCCAGAAGTACAAGTGCGATTACACCGAATGCGATTTGTTCGAAACCGAATCGATAAGTAAGGGCGGCGGCAGCAGCGAGAACTCCGGCTGCGATGCCGAGAACTCTGATCTGCTGTCCCATCTTCGTCCGAAGGGCGGTTATTTGCTTGTCCTTCTCGCGCGTTACAGAATCGATTGCTTGCTTTTGGGGTTTACCCACGTCGGCAGACCGGATGTGGAAAAAGTAATCCCAAATCTGGAGGCGTTTTTCGAGTTTGGGATTTTTCATTGCCTGGTCGCGCAACTCGTCGCGGTCGCGACGCGAGGGCAGATATGGCATATCGCTGAGGTAATCCCAGACATCATTTGAAAAAACGGTTGAAGGCATTCCCTATCTCAGTGTGAGGCGAAATCAATTGCTGAATCCAAAATTTGAATCATCGGAACCAATTATACAAGCGTCGAGTAATTTCCGCAATTATGGCAACGCATACGTTCCGCGCTTTAAATATTCGCCTTGCCCGCGCTTGCCGAGGAATTGATCGTCCTCAAAAATTTTTCGCCCACGCGCTATCACCAGCGACGGCGAGCCAGCAACCGTCATGCCTTCGTACGGATTGTAATCGACGTGCATGTAATGCGTCGCCGCGCTGATCGTGTACGGCCGATGGGGATTCCACAACACCACGTCTGCATCGCTGCCGACGGCAATCGTTCCTTTGCGCGGGAACAATCCGAAAATTTTGGCTGGCGCGGTGCTAGTGACTTGCACAAATCGATTCATGCTCCAGCCGCGTTCGATCACGCCGCCTTGATAAACGACGTGCAGTCGATTCTCGACACCTGGGACGCCGTTTGGAATCTTGGCAAAATTTCCGATGCCGAGTTCCTTTTGCTTGGGCAAGCCTTTGTAACCTTCGTGCATACAAAATGGGCAATGATCGGTTGCGACGGCTTGCAAATCGTCGGCGGCGAGCGCGCGCCACAACGGTTCTTGGTTGGCGCGTTCGCGAATCGGCGGTGAGCACACAAAGCGCGCGCCGTCGAAGCTGCCGTCGGCATATTGTTCGTACGCGAGCGCGAGATATTGCGGGCACGTTTCGCCATATGCGGGCAACCCGCGATCCCGTGCCGCGCGAATCGCTTCCATGGCGCGATGCGATGAGACGTGAACGATGTACACCGG contains these protein-coding regions:
- the cphA gene encoding cyanophycin synthetase yields the protein MRIGGFKSIPGPNIYSYDPVLVMKLYLDDLVNTSSAQLPSFTDRLLAQSPGLREHRCSEGQPGGFVMRMREGTYCGHIVEHVALELSGAVGIPVGFGKTRYAGESTAYNVIVECPNEAGMRSLLEISVALVEALIKGESFPLEERLRAVRRLVDDTELGPSTREIVKAAQRRGIPWLRLNQGSLVQLGYGKHRKLIEAAMADTTSAVAVEVVSDKQLTKALLERAFIPVPRGETVKNEEEAVAAWQRLGEPVVVKPLNGSQGQGVSLNLNSEEEIRRAFKFAHELAPNVLIEELYRGKNYRVLVVNGKMIAASERLPTMVVGDGVHTIAELVDMVNQDPRRGEEHTKPLTRIVLDKIVMERLTKYGMTPEQIPAKDEQVILRESANLSTGGTAIDVTDRVHPETIKICERAARIMGLDLCGVDLVADDISQLLESHNGILELNASPGLRMHVFPSEGQSRPVGDAIINLLFPRGKPTRIPIVSITGTNGKTTVTRMIGHILSEAGHVVGMTSTHGVSINCEMVTHGDDTGPRSAQIVLCDPLVEIAVLETARGGIARSGLGYDWSDVGVITNIQADHIGQDGIESIDDLIYIKSLVAERVKEHGTLILNADDENVRSIVDAPRVQKIKRQIVYLAQSSDNPYLERHRLQDKTVFFEQRGWIVEAHSYAEYRIVQVAQIPVTLGGQAHFNIMNAIAAVAACRALGVSRERVASGIVKFLGLTHNEGRANLYRVASGYVLLDYGHNAHAFQAIAQMAAEQQKRRVTGVITVPGDRADRVLEQAGQAAARGFDRIIVREDHDLRGRQPGEIARLLQQAIQNENPKCDCTVVLDEEQSFAQALQEMQAGELVVMFYDSFEKAQRVLEHFGAVPVDDAKEYALAFAPKLEMVGDAL
- a CDS encoding cytochrome c3 family protein — its product is MLRKAICMLMLAAVVLGIALVAGCTAAPVTTTTGPAGPAGPVGSQGPQGPQGAQGPAGPAGPQAKAAPLAPGTDTGMDVSAALSKPANGTHYVAGEKPALTVTLKDKFGGSLTKDDFATLNLYAYGPQETSKTVTVSKLLNANTDRSKTPHHYIDLLKDTNIQIDGNNLKYTFQAVSNEAPGTYTVSIWAVKKGDPPVNQAFTLVDFQLGTATAEKQIVDKDKCAACHLGTSNGQFYLHHVDPGRTPYGSPSIDSVPVRTCKACHNNDGYAAYTVDGKPVPDPIVVRAHGVHKGEELKNPINTDPKTGVFRNYTGVVFPANIKNCNTCHVDDRWKTAVSRELCNTCHDNVWFGDTASMPKTSVAHKGGPQANDSTCAGCHPPDTGGAMSVANAHKVTPSASLTGATLNKIDFSLTPPKNGKFYTEGDKPMLTIVIRDDNGKPIDHTKIDETSFSTASFFVYGPRALPVPVLTNVAKNADSKARASASSSIAAAGTPTKGWTFAEGDTFKIAVNGGPVQVLAAPAGLQTPDQVRDWLKANLKGEVTITSNNTAGSVTIASTVLGAPTSRFEIYNSPVTTKMGWKPGPLPLAKGGMTAGTTMEPYVVMANASIPANDLRPRSDPLNFTDPLVIRSADKVTYQLDDVKGLKPGTYMIYSYVIPNGVVAGTLDKPGPAGAPNAAAKALNVSRTAIGFLTFQVGTETPEKKVASGCASCHADTIWHLDEGPIHPQPFDADYCVACHDYQRWSGTGDLFPRTGGNSTSGWAGFGAKPTSARVHNIHFGRYLEHPEYGYAGNPNAFAEIIFPQDVRNCEKCHTKETSGTWKTNASRLACSSCHDNDKAISHMDMMVKNPNPADPYDSRRVETCSICHGAGKEFSPDKVHNLSSPYKPPYAREP
- a CDS encoding NUDIX domain-containing protein, with protein sequence MRSQFPVAIHLFFFRDDHILLLRRFNTGWEDGNYSVPAGHVEIGETVTQAAIREAREEVGVDLKRQELQVVHVMNRKSEEERIDFFLVVKSWTGEIVNNEPNKCDDLQWHPLSALPGNLIPYVRKGWENYRDRIPFSEFGWG
- a CDS encoding diguanylate cyclase, encoding MKILAVDDSDVQLRILRMVLKSAGHEVVEAINGQVAWELLQKEHIRLVITDWMMPTLTGPELIRRIRAANWASYTYIILLTSQDTKDQVVAGLNAGADDYVTKPFDPAELVARLGIAQRILDLEARLAAMARQDLLTGLFNRRALYETLQAAVSQATREASPLSLILVDLDHFKLVNDQYGHPMGDQVLQRVAEILRTNKRAYDSVGRWGGEEFLMVLPNTNLDQAVVVAERLRALLASIQLPVNDQTKITLSASLGITSTQNNLPPFLIDSLLKQADEALYQAKGKGRNCVCVFTSPSI
- a CDS encoding bifunctional (p)ppGpp synthetase/guanosine-3',5'-bis(diphosphate) 3'-pyrophosphohydrolase, coding for MDIQELLAKIKSYNPNANFERIQRAYDLAYRAHEGIMRSTGDPYISHCVETANILADLCLDEDTIVAALLHDVPEDTDVPLEKIQKEFGVQVATLVDGVTKLSGLRFGMEQTQAESLRKMFMAMAEEIRVVLIKLADRLHNMRTLYARPPDKQKKIARETMEIYAPLANRLGMYNIRRELEDLALRYLEPDKYDYIETLLADDKDDQQAYIQQAITILTERLAQEGITPREISGRPKHIYSIYNKMIRKGRDFDQIYDIRAIRVIVDSIRDCYVVLGTVHSVWTPIPGEFDDYIAKPKENLYQSLHTAVIGPAGKPVEIQIRTVEMHEIAEFGIAAHWRYKEPGAKHDPVLETKINWLRQLMEWRKDIADARVFVDSLKTDIFQDQVYVFTPKGAIIEMAAGATPIDFAYHVHTEVGNRCRGAKVNGKIVPLDYRLKTGERVEILTAKKGGPSRDWLNPGLNLVRTARAKEKIRYFFKHQERTQAIAEGRTLLEKELHRLGMDPRNFEELAKLFNYKNADDLFEAIGHEDLSIQTLGIKLLESEGTKPEEQAPVAPTPKSPEAAATVEGMGNLLVRVANCCNPLPGDHVVGFITRGRGVTIHRRDCRNMLNVDDGERERLIAIDWSQTDQKAYPVFVQVKAFDRAGLVHDISGIVTAEHVNMISANAQGGRKDHIAIITATLEIASADQLTRILNKIDRLPNVIEARRVTSRN
- the hydA gene encoding dihydropyrimidinase — encoded protein: MSTTLIRGGRVITATDDYIADVLIDGDKIELIGRDLPLQADSVIDATGQYVIPGGVDCHTHMELNVGAAVSSDDFETGTIAAAHGGTTTIIDFATQQRGGTMHAALDEWLAKSEPKAVIDFGLHMIVSYLPDNLLTEMDALVREGVTSFKLFTAYPDRLQLDDGTIFKAMQRTGENGGFIMMHAENGSVIDYLVQKFIADGKTTPNYHLLSRPHQAEADATQRVILLAELAGVPVYIVHVSSHRAMEAIRAARDRGLPAYGETCPQYLALAYEQYADGSFDGARFVCSPPIRERANQEPLWRALAADDLQAVATDHCPFCMHEGYKGLPKQKELGIGNFAKIPNGVPGVENRLHVVYQGGVIERGWSMNRFVQVTSTAPAKIFGLFPRKGTIAVGSDADVVLWNPHRPYTISAATHYMHVDYNPYEGMTVAGSPSLVIARGRKIFEDDQFLGKRGQGEYLKRGTYALP